The proteins below are encoded in one region of Bremerella sp. P1:
- a CDS encoding zinc-dependent metalloprotease: protein MKVFTLLRWSTACCATAMLALAAISLAMADETKADGDMAEAAVPSEVAATTGGSSSSSSGGGSSSGSASPAHAAILKDFKKQDGLIPTYHKGNRMFFELNSSHYNGEFIVLISIARGAGVEPLYGGMSWGFGDDWVWTFRKVDDRIHIVRKNVRFKAQDGKPESRAVKHAYNDSVLFSIPIATKGPGGGDLVEVTPVFMSDLPMIGDVLPGFGFSASKSIFGEVKGFEKNLELQVEATYQSSGRSNIDSVPDSRGLTIDVHYSISKIPTGGYTPRVADDRVGYFLTAVKNYSKSDDNQFVRYVNRWKLEKADPSAKMSEPKEPIIFYMENTIPYKYRKPIRDGILEWNKAFEKAGFIDAIHVRQQEDDADWDPEDVRYNTFRWITSDAGFAMGPSRVNPYTGQILDADIIFDADFLNYWKQAFENYNPQSTEALIGGPLDVHSQEEFLKRVGSISPRHQCMLSGGMSQQFAFGAAAVLADTEKAKTAKKKKKKKDKEEAKSDEEMKEGEKSEEKGEKEEASEEKKEEKKEEKKEEKKEEKKEEEATEEEKKPSAEEIKKEREALLERMIMEGLKEVAMHEVGHTLGLRHNFVASKYRSLSEIAELDEDEATVSSVMDYVPPHIAPPGEKQGQFFPQSIGVYDVWAIEYGYKPLSGGTDGEKGELNKLASKSTEPGLAFLTDEDTTSISPDPDSNRFDFGKDPLEFAKNQAEVVKAAMDGLADRVVEDGEDYSRVRQAFNTLLHTHGQAMYFASRYVGGVHVNRSHKGQKDAPAPFVVVDADKQREVMELINEQVFSDEPFQFDAELYNKLAPSHWNHWGTSFDIRGDYPIHETISRWQSMILSRLFSSITLERMHDAELKVPADQDAYTTAEMFESLTDAIFSELDSLEDGKYSVREPAISSLRRNLQRDYLQRLSTLAMGNSFAPADCQTIAYAQLIDLHEKLRDLEEKELELDAYTRAHLLETTRRIEKVLDAELTLSRP from the coding sequence ATGAAGGTGTTTACATTGTTGCGTTGGTCGACGGCTTGTTGTGCGACGGCGATGCTCGCCTTGGCCGCAATCAGCTTGGCCATGGCGGACGAAACGAAGGCGGACGGAGACATGGCCGAAGCGGCTGTCCCATCCGAAGTCGCCGCGACGACAGGCGGATCGAGTTCTTCCAGCTCCGGCGGTGGCAGTTCCAGCGGTTCTGCTTCGCCTGCTCACGCTGCGATCTTGAAGGACTTCAAGAAACAAGACGGGCTGATTCCCACGTATCACAAGGGGAATCGGATGTTCTTTGAATTGAACAGCTCGCACTACAACGGCGAGTTCATCGTGCTGATCTCGATTGCCCGCGGTGCCGGGGTCGAGCCGCTGTACGGCGGTATGTCGTGGGGCTTCGGCGATGACTGGGTTTGGACCTTCCGCAAAGTGGATGATCGCATTCACATCGTTCGTAAGAACGTGCGTTTCAAGGCCCAGGACGGTAAGCCAGAATCCCGCGCCGTGAAGCATGCCTACAACGACAGCGTGCTGTTCAGCATTCCGATCGCAACCAAGGGGCCCGGTGGTGGCGACCTCGTGGAAGTGACCCCTGTCTTCATGAGCGACCTGCCGATGATCGGCGATGTGCTGCCAGGCTTCGGCTTCTCGGCCAGCAAATCGATCTTCGGCGAAGTGAAGGGCTTCGAGAAGAACCTGGAACTTCAGGTCGAAGCAACCTATCAGTCGAGCGGCCGTTCCAACATCGATTCGGTGCCCGACTCGCGTGGTTTGACGATCGACGTTCACTACTCGATCAGCAAGATCCCAACCGGTGGCTACACGCCGCGTGTTGCCGATGATCGTGTTGGTTACTTCCTGACCGCGGTGAAGAACTACTCGAAGTCGGACGACAACCAGTTTGTGCGATACGTGAACCGCTGGAAGCTGGAAAAAGCGGATCCATCGGCCAAGATGTCGGAACCCAAAGAACCGATCATCTTCTACATGGAAAACACGATTCCGTATAAGTATCGCAAGCCGATTCGCGACGGGATTCTGGAATGGAACAAGGCCTTCGAAAAGGCCGGTTTCATCGATGCAATTCACGTTCGTCAGCAAGAAGACGACGCCGATTGGGATCCGGAAGACGTTCGCTATAACACGTTCCGTTGGATCACTTCGGACGCCGGTTTCGCGATGGGTCCAAGCCGTGTGAATCCTTACACGGGCCAAATCCTGGACGCCGACATCATCTTCGACGCCGACTTCCTGAACTACTGGAAGCAGGCCTTCGAGAACTACAATCCGCAGTCGACCGAAGCCTTGATTGGTGGTCCGCTGGACGTCCACAGCCAGGAAGAATTCCTGAAGCGTGTCGGTTCCATCTCGCCACGTCATCAGTGCATGCTCTCGGGCGGTATGTCGCAGCAATTCGCTTTCGGAGCCGCCGCAGTCTTGGCCGATACTGAGAAAGCAAAGACTGCTAAGAAGAAGAAAAAGAAGAAGGACAAGGAAGAAGCCAAGTCCGACGAAGAAATGAAAGAAGGCGAGAAGTCCGAGGAAAAGGGCGAAAAGGAAGAAGCTTCCGAAGAAAAGAAGGAAGAAAAGAAGGAAGAAAAGAAGGAAGAAAAGAAGGAAGAAAAGAAGGAAGAAGAAGCCACCGAAGAAGAGAAGAAGCCTTCGGCCGAAGAGATCAAGAAAGAGCGAGAAGCCTTGCTCGAACGCATGATCATGGAAGGCCTGAAGGAAGTGGCGATGCACGAAGTGGGTCACACGTTGGGCCTGCGTCACAACTTTGTCGCCAGTAAGTACCGTAGCCTGTCCGAGATCGCCGAGTTAGACGAAGACGAAGCGACCGTTTCCAGCGTGATGGACTACGTGCCTCCGCATATCGCCCCTCCTGGCGAGAAGCAGGGCCAGTTCTTCCCGCAGTCGATCGGTGTCTACGACGTCTGGGCGATTGAATACGGTTATAAGCCACTCAGTGGTGGAACCGACGGTGAGAAGGGCGAACTGAACAAGTTGGCCTCGAAGAGCACCGAGCCTGGTCTGGCCTTCCTGACCGACGAAGACACGACGAGCATTTCGCCTGATCCGGATTCGAATCGCTTCGACTTCGGCAAGGATCCACTCGAGTTTGCCAAGAACCAAGCCGAAGTCGTCAAAGCGGCGATGGATGGCCTGGCCGATCGCGTTGTGGAAGATGGCGAAGACTACTCCCGTGTTCGTCAGGCCTTTAACACGCTGCTGCACACCCATGGTCAAGCGATGTACTTCGCATCCCGCTACGTCGGTGGTGTGCATGTCAATCGCTCGCACAAGGGTCAGAAGGACGCTCCGGCACCGTTTGTCGTGGTGGATGCGGACAAGCAGCGAGAAGTCATGGAGCTGATCAACGAGCAGGTCTTCAGTGACGAGCCATTCCAGTTCGACGCCGAGTTGTACAACAAGTTGGCTCCCTCGCACTGGAATCACTGGGGAACCAGCTTCGACATTCGCGGTGACTATCCGATCCACGAAACGATCTCGCGTTGGCAGTCGATGATCCTATCGCGACTGTTCTCGTCGATCACCCTGGAGCGGATGCACGACGCCGAGTTGAAGGTCCCAGCCGATCAAGATGCGTACACGACGGCTGAAATGTTCGAGAGCCTGACCGATGCCATCTTCAGTGAACTCGATTCGCTGGAAGACGGAAAATACTCAGTTCGCGAGCCAGCGATCAGCAGCCTTCGTCGCAACTTGCAGCGAGACTACCTGCAACGTCTGTCGACCTTGGCCATGGGCAACTCGTTTGCCCCGGCCGATTGCCAGACGATCGCCTACGCTCAGTTGATCGACCTGCACGAAAAGCTGCGGGACCTGGAAGAAAAGGAACTGGAACTCGATGCCTACACGCGTGCCCACTTGTTGGAAACGACGCGTCGTATCGAGAAGGTTTTGGATGCCGAGCTGACGCTCTCGCGTCCGTAA
- a CDS encoding DUF1559 domain-containing protein has product MTLRRAGFTLVELLVVIAIIGVLIALLLPAVQQAREAARRMTCSNHQKQLGLAMHNYHDTHRVFPPGVFANGLNAGMPTNPNNMSWMPTLLPFLEQGPLFDQLKPYMESRASSSFPTALMNTKIETLMCPSDPNRGQTGEVHNPSNQDPPPDYDDGFHGNYLLCHGNQEITTTTDNDANGMFYYLSKTDFSSCTDGTANTVMAAEILLVKSNVSGKRDWRGRYYRADHLSSIVSTRLTPNTTASDKMRTCEGSPTNPSYAPCAQDTNTQVIYSRSQHPGGVMVTLMDASVQFVSETINTQTWQDLGTRAGGEVPGDY; this is encoded by the coding sequence ATGACGCTCAGGCGGGCGGGGTTCACCCTCGTCGAATTATTGGTTGTCATTGCGATCATCGGGGTGCTCATTGCGCTTTTACTGCCAGCTGTGCAGCAAGCTCGAGAAGCGGCCCGGCGCATGACATGCTCGAACCATCAAAAACAGTTGGGCTTAGCGATGCACAACTATCACGACACGCATCGGGTGTTCCCGCCGGGCGTGTTTGCTAATGGTTTGAATGCAGGGATGCCCACCAATCCGAACAACATGTCTTGGATGCCGACTCTGCTCCCATTCCTGGAGCAAGGTCCTTTGTTCGATCAGCTCAAGCCGTATATGGAATCGCGAGCCTCCTCGTCGTTTCCGACCGCGCTGATGAACACCAAGATCGAAACGCTCATGTGTCCTTCGGATCCCAACCGAGGCCAGACGGGCGAAGTGCATAACCCCAGCAATCAGGATCCACCGCCGGATTATGACGACGGCTTCCACGGCAACTACTTGCTGTGTCACGGTAACCAAGAGATCACCACGACGACCGACAACGATGCCAACGGTATGTTCTACTACCTGTCGAAAACCGACTTCTCGTCGTGCACCGACGGTACCGCTAACACGGTGATGGCCGCCGAAATCTTGTTGGTGAAATCGAACGTTTCTGGCAAACGTGACTGGCGTGGTCGTTACTACCGAGCTGACCATCTCAGCAGTATTGTCAGCACGCGGCTTACGCCCAACACCACCGCATCGGACAAGATGCGAACGTGTGAAGGTTCGCCGACGAACCCGTCGTACGCTCCATGCGCGCAGGACACCAACACCCAGGTCATTTATTCCCGTAGTCAGCATCCTGGCGGCGTGATGGTGACCTTGATGGACGCCAGCGTGCAGTTCGTTTCGGAAACGATCAACACGCAAACCTGGCAAGATCTGGGAACGCGAGCTGGTGGCGAAGTTCCTGGCGACTATTAA
- a CDS encoding DUF1802 family protein: MACQLALKEWNVVCEAVARGQQIVLARKGGIAEPEGEFELPKNRFWLYPTHFHEAESKLNGLGKKLLQEHPEFVQVPTSPEVTMHLVCEVAEAIYLEDEAKLDASLFEQILNREALHMRYHYRAPGIHILVVRAYEVSQPTTLTPTEAMSGCKSWVELPEALETGDLHPVLAHADFEVRKNLLLSALRA; encoded by the coding sequence ATGGCCTGCCAACTTGCCCTGAAAGAGTGGAATGTCGTCTGCGAAGCGGTCGCACGAGGCCAACAGATTGTCCTGGCCCGCAAAGGTGGCATTGCCGAGCCAGAGGGGGAATTCGAGCTGCCCAAGAACCGCTTCTGGCTTTATCCCACGCATTTCCATGAAGCGGAGTCGAAGCTCAACGGCCTGGGTAAGAAGCTGCTGCAAGAACATCCGGAATTCGTCCAGGTACCGACGTCGCCGGAAGTGACGATGCACCTGGTGTGCGAAGTGGCCGAGGCGATTTACTTGGAAGACGAAGCCAAGCTCGATGCCTCGCTGTTCGAGCAAATCCTCAACCGCGAAGCGCTGCACATGCGTTACCACTATCGGGCCCCCGGGATCCACATATTGGTTGTGCGTGCCTACGAGGTAAGCCAGCCAACCACCCTCACACCGACCGAAGCCATGTCGGGTTGTAAGAGTTGGGTCGAGTTGCCGGAAGCCCTGGAAACGGGCGATTTACATCCGGTTCTTGCCCACGCCGATTTTGAAGTGCGCAAGAATTTACTACTTTCCGCGCTAAGGGCGTGA